A genomic region of Ovis canadensis isolate MfBH-ARS-UI-01 breed Bighorn chromosome 9, ARS-UI_OviCan_v2, whole genome shotgun sequence contains the following coding sequences:
- the FABP12 gene encoding fatty acid-binding protein 12, with protein sequence MVDLFQGTWKSISCENFEEYMKELGIGRASRKLGCLAKPTVTIITKEDLITIKTKSIFKNNEISFKLGEEFEETTPGGHKTKSTVILDDGSLIQVQDWDGKEITIRRKLVDEKLVVESVVNNVTCT encoded by the exons ATGGTTGATCTGTTCCAAGGAACATGGAAATCCATTTCTTGTGAAAATTTTGAAGAATATATGAAAGAACTGG GAATAGGAAGAGCCAGCAGGAAACTTGGCTGTCTGGCAAAGCCCACTGTGACCATCATCACAAAAGAAGATCTGATCACTATAAAAACCAaaagcatctttaaaaataatgaaatctcctTTAAACTGGGAGAAGAATTTGAGGAAACCACACCAGGTGGCCATAAAACCAAG AGTACTGTAATCTTAGATGATGGCTCCTTGATTCAGGTTCAGGACTGGGATGGCAAAGAGATCACCATAAGGAGGAAGCTGGTGGATGAGAAACTGGTGGTG GAAAGTGTGGTGAACAATGTTACCTGCACATGA